The Molothrus ater isolate BHLD 08-10-18 breed brown headed cowbird chromosome 9, BPBGC_Mater_1.1, whole genome shotgun sequence genome includes a region encoding these proteins:
- the LOC129046758 gene encoding cytochrome c oxidase assembly factor 7 produces the protein MAGFINFADEEEVRAYLENLHVEYSYQCFKEKDPDGCQRFADYLDAVRKDFVAAARVLRDNCEVHGHSESCYKLGAYQALGKGGLSPDLKAAYKSFIKSCEKNGKKSANACHSAGLLAQDGRANSDQPDPVAARDYYTKACDSNFAPSCFNLSVIYLQGAPGVPKDMSSALKYSLKGCELGHVWACANASRMYKLGDGVEKNDAKAEDLKNRAKQLHKEQKEAASSLTFGE, from the exons ATGGCCGGCTTCATCAACTTCGCGGATGAGGAGGAGGTGCGGGCGTACCTGGAGAACCTGCACGTGGAGTACAGCTACCAGTGCTTCAAGGAGAAGGACCCGGACG GCTGCCAGCGCTTCGCCGATTACCTGGACGCCGTCAGGAAAGACTTCGTGGCGGCGGCGCGGGTGCTGCGCGACAACTGCGAGGTGCACGGGCACAGCGAGAGCTGCTACAAACTGGGGGCCTACCAGGCCCTCGGCAAAG GTGGACTCAGCCCAGATTTGAAAGCTGCCTACAAATCCTTCATCAAGTCATGtgagaaaaatgggaagaagTCAGCAAATGCATGtcacagtgctgggctgctggccCAGGACGGGAGAGCCAACAGTGATCAGCCTGACCCTGTTGCTGCTAGAGACTATTACACAAAAGCCTGTGATAGCAATTTTGCTCCCAGCTGCTTCAACCTGAGTGTGATATACCTGCAGGGAGCACCTGGGGTCCCCAAGGACATGAGCAGTGCCTTGAAGTACTCGCTGAAGGGCTGTGAGCTGGGGCACGTGTGGGCTTGTGCCAACGCCAGCCGCATGTACAAACTGGGAGATGGCGTTGAGAAGAACGATGCCAAGGCAGAGGATCTGAAAAACAGGGCAAAACAATTGcataaagaacagaaagaagCTGCAAGTTCTCTAACATTTGGGGAGTAA